GCACGACGGTGCGTCGACCACCGACTGGATGGAGCAGGAGCAGGAGCGGGGTATCACCATCACCTCCGCGGCCGTCACGTGCTTCTGGAACAACAACCAGATCAACATCATCGACACCCCGGGACACGTCGACTTCACCGTCGAGGTGGAGCGCTCGCTGCGCGTGCTCGACGGTGCCGTCGCCGTCTTCGACGGCAAAGAGGGTGTGGAGCCGCAGTCCGAGCAGGTGTGGCGCCAGGCCGACAAATACGACGTTCCCCGCATCTGCTTCGTCAACAAGATGGACAAGCTGGGCGCGGACTTCTACTTCACCGTGCAGACCATCAAGGACCGCCTCGGTGCCAAGCCGCTGGTGATCCAGCTGCCGATCGGTGCCGAGAACGACTTCGAGGGCATCATCGACCTGGTCGAGATGAACGCCAAGGTGTGGCGTGGCGAGACCAAGATGGGTGAGCAGTACGAGGTCGTAGAGATCCCGGCCGACCTGGCCGAGAAGGCCGAGCAGTACCGCAACGAACTGCTCGAGGCCGTCGCCGAGACCGACGACGCGTTGATGGAGAAGTTCTTCGGTGGCGAAGAGCTTTCCATCGACGAGGTCAAGGGTGCGATCCGCAAACTGACCGTCAACAGCGAGATCTACCCGGTGCTGTGTGGCAGCGCGTTCAAGAACAAGGGCGTGCAGCCCATGCTCGACGCCGTCATCGACTACCTGCCCTCGCCGCTGGACGTCGAGTCCGTGCAGGGACATCTGCCGGGCAAGGAAGACGAGATCATCTCGCGCAAGCCGTCGGTGGAAGAACCGTTCTCGGCGCTGGCGTTCAAGATCGCAGTCCATCCCTTCTTCGGCAAGCTGACCTACGTCCGGGTGTACTCGGGCAAGGTCGAGTCCGGCGCCCAGGTGATCAACTCCACCAAGGGCAAGAAGGAACGGCTCGGCAAGCTCTTCCAGATGCACGCGAACAAGGAGAACCCGGTCGAACGGGCTTCCGCGGGCCACATCTACGCCGTGATCGGACTCAAGGACACCACCACCGGTGACACCCTGTGCGATCCGAACGACCAGGTCGTTCTGGAGTCGATGACGTTCCCGGATCCGGTCATCGAGGTCGCCATCGAGCCCAAGACCAAGAGCGACCAGGAGAAGCTGGGTACGGCCATCCAGAAGCTGGCCGAAGAGGATCCCACCTTCAAGGTGCACCTGGACCAGGACACCGGCCAGACCGTCATCGGCGGCATGGGCGAGCTGCACCTGGACATCCTGGTGGACCGCATGCGTCGCGAGTTCAAGGTCGAGGCCAACGTCGGCAAGCCGCAGGTGGCCTACCGCGAGACGATCAAGCGTCCGGTCCAGAACGTCGAGTACACCCACAAGAAGCAGACGGGTGGCTCGGGCCAGTTCGCCAAGGTCATCATCAGCCTGGAGCCCTTCGAGGGCGAGGACGGCGCGACCTACGAGTTCGAGAACAAGGTCACCGGTGGCCGCATCCCGCGCGAGTACATCCCCTCGGTGGATGCCGGTGCGCAGGACGCCATGCAGTACGGCGTGCTCGCCGGCTACCCGCTGGTGAACGTGAAGGTCACCCTGCTCGACGGCGCGTACCACGACGTCGACTCGTCGGAAATGGCCTTCAAGGTGGCCGGTTCCCAGGCACTGAAGAAGGCTGCCGGACAGGCACAGCCGGTCATCCTGGAACCGATCATGGCCGTCGAGGTCACCACGCCCGAGGATTACATGGGCGACGTGATCGGCGACCTGAACTCCCGCCGTGGTCAGATCCAGGCCATGGAGGAGCGCAGCGGTGCGCGTGTCGTCAAGGCGCAGGTGCCGCTGTCGGAGATGTTCGGCTACGTCGGCGACCTCCGGTCGAAGACCCAGGGCCGGGCTAACTACTCCATGGTGTTCGACTCGTACGCTGAAGTTCCGGCGAACGTGTCGAAGGAGATCATCGCGAAGGCGACCGGAGAGTGAGAATCGAGGCCGCCCGCGGCCGAGGCTCGGAGCGATCCGGGTGCCGAGCAGACGGCCACGCGAAGGCGACGGGCGAGTAATCTCTCCCGCCGGCTTGGCACGGCGTTTTCACAACTGAACACACACACAACTGCTTTGTAAGAGCACCAACAAGTCCAGGAGGACACAGAAGTGGCGAAGGCGAAGTTCGAGCGGACGAAGCCGCACGTCAACATCGGGACCATCGGTCACGTTGACCACGGCAAGACCACACTGACCGCAGCAATCACCAAGGTGCTGCACGACCAGTACCCCGATTTGAACGAGTCGCGCGCATTCGACCAGATCGACAATGCGCCCGAGGAGCGTCAGCGCGGTATCACCATCAACATCTCCCACGTGGAGTACCAGACCGAGAAGCGTCACTACGCGCACGTCGACGCCCCCGGTCACGCTGACTACATCAAGAACATGATCACCGGTGCCGCGCAGATGGACGGCGCCATCCTCGTGGTCGCCGCCACCGACGGCCCGATGCCCCAGACGCGCGAGCACGTGCTGCTCGCCCGCCAGGTCGGCGTGCCCTACATCCTGGTCGCGCTGAACAAGTCCGACATGGTCGACGACGAAGAGCTGCTCGAGCTCGTCGAGATGGAGGTCCGCGAACTGCTGGCCGCTCAGGACTTCGACGAGGAGGCCCCCGTGGTCCGCGTCTCGGCGCTCAAGGCGCTCGAGGGCGACGAGAAGTGGGTCAAGTCGGTCCAGGAGCTCATGGCTGCTGTCGACGAGTCGATCCCGGATCCGGTCCGCGAGACCGAGAAGCCGTTCCTCATGCCCGTCGAGGACGTCTTCACCATCACCGGTCGTGGCACCGTGGTGACCGGT
The sequence above is drawn from the Mycolicibacterium neoaurum VKM Ac-1815D genome and encodes:
- the fusA gene encoding elongation factor G; its protein translation is MAQDVLTDLTKVRNIGIMAHIDAGKTTTTERILFYTGVNYKIGETHDGASTTDWMEQEQERGITITSAAVTCFWNNNQINIIDTPGHVDFTVEVERSLRVLDGAVAVFDGKEGVEPQSEQVWRQADKYDVPRICFVNKMDKLGADFYFTVQTIKDRLGAKPLVIQLPIGAENDFEGIIDLVEMNAKVWRGETKMGEQYEVVEIPADLAEKAEQYRNELLEAVAETDDALMEKFFGGEELSIDEVKGAIRKLTVNSEIYPVLCGSAFKNKGVQPMLDAVIDYLPSPLDVESVQGHLPGKEDEIISRKPSVEEPFSALAFKIAVHPFFGKLTYVRVYSGKVESGAQVINSTKGKKERLGKLFQMHANKENPVERASAGHIYAVIGLKDTTTGDTLCDPNDQVVLESMTFPDPVIEVAIEPKTKSDQEKLGTAIQKLAEEDPTFKVHLDQDTGQTVIGGMGELHLDILVDRMRREFKVEANVGKPQVAYRETIKRPVQNVEYTHKKQTGGSGQFAKVIISLEPFEGEDGATYEFENKVTGGRIPREYIPSVDAGAQDAMQYGVLAGYPLVNVKVTLLDGAYHDVDSSEMAFKVAGSQALKKAAGQAQPVILEPIMAVEVTTPEDYMGDVIGDLNSRRGQIQAMEERSGARVVKAQVPLSEMFGYVGDLRSKTQGRANYSMVFDSYAEVPANVSKEIIAKATGE
- the tuf gene encoding elongation factor Tu yields the protein MAKAKFERTKPHVNIGTIGHVDHGKTTLTAAITKVLHDQYPDLNESRAFDQIDNAPEERQRGITINISHVEYQTEKRHYAHVDAPGHADYIKNMITGAAQMDGAILVVAATDGPMPQTREHVLLARQVGVPYILVALNKSDMVDDEELLELVEMEVRELLAAQDFDEEAPVVRVSALKALEGDEKWVKSVQELMAAVDESIPDPVRETEKPFLMPVEDVFTITGRGTVVTGRVERGVINVNEEVEIVGIRPETTKTTVTGVEMFRKLLDQGQAGDNVGLLVRGIKREDVERGQVVVKPGTTTPHTEFEGSVYILSKDEGGRHTPFFNNYRPQFYFRTTDVTGVVTLAEGTEMVMPGDNTDISVKLIQPVAMDEGLRFAIREGGRTVGAGRVTKIIK